In bacterium, the following are encoded in one genomic region:
- a CDS encoding AAA family ATPase, whose amino-acid sequence MGTARLLTLTGSGGCGKTRLALQVAPGVLQEFPDGVWLAELAPLSDSSLVPNAVASALGVPEQPGRGLTETLADSLRPKSALIILDNCEHLVAACAHLTDTLLRACPHLRVLATSVPYATTH is encoded by the coding sequence TTGGGCACGGCGCGGCTGCTCACGCTGACCGGGTCGGGCGGGTGCGGCAAGACGCGACTGGCCCTGCAGGTGGCCCCTGGGGTCCTTCAAGAGTTTCCCGACGGAGTATGGCTGGCGGAGTTGGCGCCGTTGTCCGACTCGAGCCTCGTTCCGAACGCGGTGGCCTCCGCGCTCGGCGTGCCCGAGCAGCCAGGACGGGGGTTAACCGAGACGCTGGCGGACTCCCTGCGGCCCAAATCAGCCCTCATCATCCTGGACAATTGCGAGCATCTGGTGGCGGCGTGCGCTCATTTGACCGACACCCTCCTTCGGGCGTGTCCGCACCTGCGAGTGCTCGCGACCAGCGTCCCGTACGCGACAACCCACTAA
- a CDS encoding MFS transporter: protein MFLHAAGSAVGAVLGSAITGRIARSLGIGPTYILGCVLFPAPLVLVPAASGPALVILAFLFAARFGSGLGVMILDISIGSIFAALIPHQLRSRVSRAFTVVNYGVRPLGSLVGGLLGSAIGLRPTLWIATVGGVAGVLWLLRSPMPRLRTLDHPVEVTPGRDVEGTKF from the coding sequence ATATTTCTCCACGCCGCCGGCAGCGCTGTCGGGGCGGTTCTCGGATCGGCCATCACCGGACGGATAGCACGGTCCCTGGGCATCGGCCCGACCTACATACTGGGGTGCGTGCTGTTCCCGGCACCGTTGGTGCTCGTGCCGGCGGCGTCGGGCCCGGCGCTGGTTATCCTCGCGTTCCTGTTCGCCGCGAGGTTCGGCTCAGGGTTGGGCGTGATGATCCTCGATATCAGCATCGGCTCGATCTTCGCGGCGCTCATTCCGCATCAACTCAGATCCCGTGTCTCAAGGGCCTTCACCGTCGTAAACTACGGGGTCCGGCCGCTTGGCTCGCTTGTGGGCGGGCTGCTCGGAAGCGCGATTGGCCTTCGACCGACACTCTGGATCGCCACGGTCGGAGGGGTCGCCGGCGTCCTCTGGTTGCTGCGGTCCCCCATGCCTCGCCTGCGGACGCTGGACCACCCGGTCGAGGTCACTCCGGGACGCGACGTCGAGGGTACGAAGTTCTGA
- a CDS encoding Lrp/AsnC family transcriptional regulator: DRFLAYGQTTTSIVQSSPVPLRPVPLPADERRLS; this comes from the coding sequence GATCGCTTCCTCGCGTACGGGCAGACGACGACGTCCATTGTGCAGTCGTCGCCTGTTCCGCTGCGGCCGGTCCCGCTGCCCGCAGACGAGCGCCGCCTCTCGTGA